Proteins from one Dethiobacter alkaliphilus AHT 1 genomic window:
- a CDS encoding VanW family protein has product MTETKIQRWHIVTIVILAIFTLLITADYFYHRDRIYAGVEIDGVDVGGKTAAEAAEMLMQKYEQERFGHHEVDIHYEDKTWTLTYDQLGIEVDVEETVSQAMAVGRERAHLLRYPRRISLNSEPLQIKPLLMVETVRFRAAMDPMEEIVWQEPVNADLKLSEDRESVEIIPDKPGQELNVAVTLNNLFVALDTYPDVGDIELTAKTVEAEQTAEYLESLKITEPVATFSTVFSGNDQNRNHNIRLAAEAVDDILLLPGEEFSWNETVGNTTADKGYKKAPVIVGGQLQDGLGGGICQVSSTLYNAVLLADMGIIERRNHGLAVGYLPPGRDATISYGWIDLKYVNDRDYAVWQRAFVDGNRLTIRLYGNPIPGHEVEIITTDLETIPGGEKIIKTPDLPRGARERIKSGQPGYKVTSWRITYQDGEEIKREQLFRDTYRAVPAEYRVGTAEVPAATDADEEKEKEETEEEEEPAEEENNEEEEE; this is encoded by the coding sequence ATGACAGAAACCAAGATTCAACGGTGGCATATTGTCACAATTGTTATTCTGGCCATCTTCACTTTACTGATTACTGCAGATTACTTCTATCACAGAGACCGGATCTATGCGGGGGTAGAGATTGACGGTGTAGACGTGGGTGGAAAAACTGCGGCGGAAGCGGCAGAAATGCTGATGCAAAAGTATGAGCAGGAACGTTTTGGCCATCATGAAGTGGATATTCACTATGAGGATAAAACGTGGACTCTGACGTATGACCAACTGGGAATAGAGGTGGATGTGGAAGAAACGGTTAGCCAGGCCATGGCTGTGGGCAGAGAACGGGCACATTTATTGCGTTATCCCCGACGCATCTCCTTAAATTCGGAGCCGCTGCAGATTAAACCGCTTCTTATGGTGGAAACGGTTAGGTTCCGTGCTGCCATGGATCCTATGGAAGAAATAGTCTGGCAGGAGCCGGTGAATGCCGACTTAAAACTGTCTGAGGACAGGGAAAGTGTGGAAATTATTCCTGACAAACCGGGTCAGGAACTTAACGTTGCCGTTACTTTAAACAATCTCTTTGTGGCTCTTGATACCTATCCGGATGTTGGTGATATTGAACTGACAGCTAAAACGGTGGAGGCAGAGCAGACCGCAGAGTATTTGGAGAGTTTAAAAATCACCGAGCCGGTTGCCACATTCAGCACTGTTTTTTCCGGGAACGATCAAAACCGCAACCACAATATCCGTTTGGCAGCAGAAGCGGTGGATGACATCCTGCTTCTTCCCGGGGAGGAGTTCTCCTGGAATGAAACGGTGGGCAATACCACCGCTGATAAAGGATATAAAAAAGCACCTGTTATCGTGGGCGGCCAATTGCAGGACGGCCTGGGCGGCGGGATCTGCCAGGTATCATCTACCCTGTACAACGCTGTTCTTTTGGCGGATATGGGGATAATTGAGCGCAGAAATCACGGTCTGGCGGTGGGCTATCTGCCACCGGGGCGTGATGCTACCATCTCTTACGGCTGGATTGATTTAAAATATGTAAATGACCGTGATTATGCGGTATGGCAGCGCGCTTTTGTGGACGGTAACCGCCTTACCATCCGTCTTTACGGCAATCCCATCCCGGGACACGAGGTTGAAATTATCACCACTGATCTGGAAACCATTCCCGGCGGTGAGAAAATTATTAAAACCCCTGATTTACCGCGGGGAGCCCGGGAAAGAATTAAAAGCGGCCAGCCCGGATATAAGGTTACTTCCTGGCGAATTACATATCAGGATGGGGAAGAAATAAAGCGAGAGCAATTATTCCGTGATACATACCGGGCCGTTCCCGCTGAATACAGGGTAGGGACGGCGGAAGTGCCGGCCGCAACTGATGCCGATGAGGAGAAAGAGAAGGAAGAGACGGAAGAGGAGGAAGAACCGGCAGAAGAAGAGAATAATGAAGAGGAAGAAGAATAA
- a CDS encoding GDSL-type esterase/lipase family protein produces the protein MTVKIFALGDSITYGFPYGPHQSWVQLVSQWTSLDIVNGGINGDTTTFMLHRLSAALEENPTHLIFLGGTNDAYWGQALRVVAENVLEVHRRCQERGVQLIMGLPIPVDEPQVDALLSEYRAFYQDLADREGLPVIPFHKAFYDAAGRFKTQLTTDGCHPNIDGYEAMAEVAEKAVKNLWHNRG, from the coding sequence ATGACTGTAAAAATCTTTGCTTTGGGTGACTCCATTACTTATGGGTTTCCGTACGGGCCGCACCAGTCCTGGGTGCAGCTGGTTTCCCAGTGGACAAGCCTGGATATCGTAAACGGCGGAATTAACGGAGACACCACCACCTTTATGCTGCACCGGCTTTCTGCGGCTCTGGAGGAAAACCCCACACATCTGATTTTTCTGGGAGGAACAAATGATGCGTACTGGGGACAAGCCCTGAGAGTAGTGGCAGAAAATGTGCTGGAAGTACATCGACGCTGTCAGGAAAGAGGTGTGCAGCTCATTATGGGACTGCCAATCCCCGTGGACGAGCCCCAGGTGGACGCTTTGCTTAGCGAATACCGCGCCTTTTATCAGGACCTGGCCGACCGGGAAGGGTTGCCGGTTATTCCTTTTCACAAAGCTTTCTATGATGCCGCAGGGCGCTTTAAAACCCAGCTGACCACCGATGGCTGCCATCCCAATATTGACGGCTATGAAGCCATGGCGGAGGTGGCTGAAAAAGCAGTTAAAAACCTCTGGCACAACCGGGGATAA
- a CDS encoding DNA polymerase IV, which translates to MRQIIHVDMNAFFASCHQAQNPQWQGKPLLVAGDPQKRHGIILTASYEARKFGVKTAMAVWQAKKLCPQGIYISPDHKLYSAYSKRIMAIMEDYTPLVEPFSIDEAWLDVTGSARLFGTTEEIGRLLQQRILDETGIPCSVGISGNKFLAKMASERQKPQGFTILWPRDVPEVLWPLPVEEMVGVGRKMAPALHEMGIETIGELAAMPLRLLVSRFGVAGESLHHLANGRDDSPVDPTVFDTVKSVGNSLTLPRDINDPEDVARVLLKLSEKVGRRLRQSGNVARTVTLTVKDQNFVSVTRSRTLHEPTGFTDVIYKTAVDIHQKQFEPWRKVRLLGVSVSNLLPADGGVQLSLFGASEERMENLTRVTDRIRDRYGDTVIGRARLCKEKETPPK; encoded by the coding sequence ATGCGTCAGATCATTCATGTGGATATGAATGCCTTCTTTGCCTCCTGCCATCAGGCCCAAAATCCCCAGTGGCAGGGAAAGCCTTTGCTGGTGGCGGGTGATCCGCAAAAAAGGCACGGCATCATTCTTACCGCCTCTTATGAAGCCAGAAAGTTTGGCGTAAAGACCGCCATGGCTGTGTGGCAGGCAAAAAAGCTTTGTCCACAGGGAATTTATATCTCCCCGGACCACAAACTTTATTCGGCATACTCCAAAAGAATTATGGCCATAATGGAGGATTACACACCACTGGTGGAGCCCTTCTCCATAGATGAGGCCTGGCTGGATGTGACCGGCTCGGCCCGGTTGTTTGGCACCACAGAAGAAATTGGTCGCCTGCTGCAGCAGCGTATTTTGGACGAAACCGGCATTCCCTGTTCCGTGGGCATCTCCGGTAATAAGTTTCTGGCCAAAATGGCTTCGGAGCGCCAAAAACCCCAGGGGTTCACCATCCTGTGGCCCCGGGATGTCCCGGAAGTTTTATGGCCTCTGCCGGTGGAAGAAATGGTGGGGGTGGGCCGCAAGATGGCACCGGCACTCCATGAAATGGGTATTGAAACCATCGGCGAATTGGCGGCCATGCCGCTGCGACTGTTGGTGAGCCGTTTTGGTGTTGCCGGTGAGTCCCTGCATCATTTGGCCAATGGGCGTGATGATTCGCCGGTGGATCCCACCGTATTTGATACGGTTAAATCGGTGGGAAATTCACTGACGCTGCCGCGGGACATTAATGACCCGGAAGATGTGGCCCGGGTGCTGCTTAAGCTTAGCGAAAAAGTGGGAAGAAGGCTGCGGCAGAGCGGCAATGTGGCCAGGACGGTAACGCTTACCGTCAAAGACCAGAATTTTGTTAGCGTCACCCGCTCCAGGACCCTGCATGAACCCACCGGCTTCACCGACGTTATTTATAAAACCGCTGTGGACATACACCAGAAGCAATTTGAACCCTGGCGCAAAGTACGGCTGCTGGGAGTGAGCGTTTCCAACCTGCTGCCTGCAGACGGCGGCGTCCAGTTATCCCTCTTTGGAGCCTCTGAAGAAAGAATGGAAAACCTGACCCGTGTTACCGACCGCATTCGCGACCGCTACGGTGATACGGTTATCGGCAGGGCACGGCTCTGCAAAGAAAAAGAGACACCGCCTAAATAG
- a CDS encoding HutP family protein codes for MNQQESKFIASAAIRLALSPDRDAERQLKEQLAQEGIKATAADYGGEFITSVQKVVERAVVAAKREGVIESTHQAEGGVAGAAREALSQIMPKAVGLNVGGKVGIARKGDHIAVAIFFAIGLLHLNEVAIGLGHRAI; via the coding sequence ATGAATCAGCAGGAAAGTAAGTTTATAGCCAGTGCCGCAATTCGGCTGGCCTTATCGCCAGACCGTGATGCGGAGAGGCAGCTAAAGGAACAACTGGCCCAAGAGGGGATTAAAGCCACCGCTGCAGATTACGGCGGGGAATTTATCACATCAGTTCAGAAAGTGGTGGAGCGGGCGGTGGTGGCCGCCAAACGGGAAGGCGTTATTGAGAGCACCCATCAGGCTGAAGGCGGTGTGGCCGGCGCAGCCCGGGAAGCACTGTCACAGATTATGCCAAAAGCCGTAGGGTTAAATGTGGGTGGTAAAGTAGGCATTGCACGCAAAGGAGACCACATCGCTGTGGCCATCTTCTTTGCCATCGGCCTCCTGCATTTAAATGAGGTAGCCATTGGACTGGGACACCGCGCTATTTAG
- a CDS encoding glutaredoxin family protein: MKEFLSQKDLPFREYNIVEDRNAFEEMWHISGQKAAPVVTIDSTVVVGFKKDTLENALDGFS; this comes from the coding sequence GTGAAAGAGTTTCTTTCACAAAAAGATTTACCGTTTCGGGAATATAATATTGTGGAAGACCGCAACGCCTTTGAAGAGATGTGGCATATCTCAGGTCAAAAGGCGGCACCCGTTGTTACCATAGACAGCACTGTGGTGGTAGGATTTAAAAAAGACACTCTGGAAAATGCTCTGGATGGTTTTTCTTAA
- a CDS encoding YgaP-like transmembrane domain, with the protein MYLIRLKRNVGKIDMIVRIILGSILFALGALRVFPGGHLGAVIPVILGAALVVEGVARY; encoded by the coding sequence ATGTACTTAATCCGGTTAAAGCGAAACGTGGGTAAAATTGATATGATTGTCCGCATAATTCTGGGCAGTATCCTTTTTGCTTTGGGTGCCTTACGTGTTTTCCCCGGGGGGCATCTGGGTGCGGTGATTCCCGTTATTCTGGGGGCTGCACTGGTTGTAGAAGGCGTTGCCCGCTATTGA
- a CDS encoding YggT family protein, protein MAQYQLIQLVDWFFIILRWMILARILMSWIPNSRNNAVAQFIYEGTEPILAPFRKLMPKGAMPLDFSPIIAIIVISLINSAVVTMISTYL, encoded by the coding sequence GTGGCGCAGTATCAGCTGATTCAGCTTGTAGATTGGTTTTTTATCATATTACGCTGGATGATTTTAGCCAGGATTTTGATGTCCTGGATCCCCAATAGCCGCAATAATGCCGTAGCACAGTTTATTTATGAAGGTACGGAGCCTATTTTGGCCCCTTTCCGCAAGCTTATGCCCAAAGGCGCAATGCCCCTTGATTTCTCACCCATCATAGCCATTATTGTAATATCCCTTATCAATAGTGCCGTTGTGACAATGATTAGCACGTATTTATAA
- a CDS encoding DUF3343 domain-containing protein produces MERFYVGTFHSVSHALRFEKLLKNHNLDVAMIPVPRVISSSCGIAARFSEQALPSVQALLTEDGDDVESIYLLSYEGKKVHAERLAGPWDNDS; encoded by the coding sequence TTGGAACGTTTTTATGTCGGCACTTTCCACTCCGTTTCACACGCTTTAAGATTTGAAAAATTACTGAAAAACCATAACCTGGATGTGGCAATGATTCCGGTTCCCCGTGTCATTTCTTCTTCCTGCGGCATTGCGGCGCGTTTTAGTGAACAGGCGCTCCCTTCAGTTCAGGCACTTTTAACTGAAGATGGGGACGATGTGGAAAGCATTTACCTTTTATCATACGAAGGTAAAAAGGTTCATGCTGAAAGGCTGGCAGGCCCCTGGGACAATGATAGCTAA
- a CDS encoding sulfurtransferase TusA family protein, with translation MTANVNLDVRGLSCPEPVIRTKNALGTGQPALPLTVVADSFVAAENIRRLVTGMGFSCQTREDNSEFVITIDKEV, from the coding sequence TTGACCGCTAACGTTAACTTGGATGTCCGGGGATTATCCTGCCCTGAACCGGTGATTCGTACAAAAAATGCTTTGGGTACAGGGCAACCCGCTCTTCCCCTCACCGTTGTGGCAGACAGCTTTGTGGCGGCAGAAAATATTCGTCGCCTGGTCACAGGGATGGGTTTTAGCTGTCAAACCCGGGAAGATAACTCAGAGTTTGTTATAACCATCGATAAAGAGGTGTAA
- the yedE gene encoding YedE family putative selenium transporter has protein sequence MGILEKSKIIISGILVGLLGVLLVRFGNPANMGVCVACFVRDISGGLGFHRAEVVQYLRPEVSGFIIGAFIISMFSGEFRARGGSSPLLRFLIGMAVMIGALVFLGCPLRMVLRLAAGDFNAVIGLLGFIFGIFVGVQFLKRGFSLGRSQRIHNGNGIAIPGLALVLLILVIVAPAFIFFSASGPGFARAPFLISLGAGVLIGVLVQRSRLCQIGCFRDMMLIGDSHLLYGSLAIFAAALVGNLVLGYFNPGFVDQPVAHTAGLWNFIGLAVVGLGATLLGGCPIRQTILAGEGDTDAGMTFLGLLFGAAVAHNFGLAASPAGVSQAGQAGVLLSAVFLLVVGFAFTVPQISFVRKGGVTLDR, from the coding sequence GTGGGTATATTGGAAAAAAGCAAAATTATTATCAGTGGAATACTGGTAGGCTTACTAGGTGTTCTGCTGGTCCGCTTTGGTAACCCAGCCAACATGGGGGTCTGCGTAGCTTGTTTTGTGCGTGACATCTCAGGGGGGTTGGGTTTTCATCGGGCAGAAGTGGTACAATATCTGCGACCGGAGGTTTCAGGCTTTATCATTGGTGCTTTTATCATCAGCATGTTCAGCGGTGAATTTCGTGCCCGTGGAGGGTCTTCTCCCTTGCTGCGTTTTTTAATTGGTATGGCGGTGATGATTGGTGCCCTGGTATTTCTGGGCTGCCCGTTGCGGATGGTTTTACGGTTGGCGGCTGGGGATTTTAATGCAGTTATTGGTTTACTGGGCTTTATCTTTGGAATTTTTGTGGGAGTACAGTTTCTGAAACGGGGCTTTTCCCTGGGACGTAGTCAGCGCATACATAACGGTAATGGTATTGCCATACCGGGCCTTGCTTTGGTATTATTAATCTTAGTTATTGTGGCGCCGGCCTTTATTTTTTTCAGTGCAAGCGGCCCGGGCTTTGCCAGAGCTCCATTTCTGATCTCTTTAGGGGCCGGAGTCTTGATTGGAGTATTGGTGCAGCGCAGCCGGTTGTGTCAGATTGGCTGCTTCAGGGATATGATGCTTATTGGTGACTCTCACCTGCTGTACGGTTCCTTGGCCATCTTTGCCGCCGCCCTGGTGGGTAATCTGGTTTTGGGCTATTTCAATCCCGGTTTTGTCGACCAGCCGGTGGCACATACGGCAGGGCTGTGGAACTTCATCGGCCTGGCAGTGGTTGGCCTTGGTGCTACTTTGCTGGGAGGCTGCCCCATCCGGCAGACAATTCTGGCCGGTGAGGGAGACACCGACGCCGGCATGACTTTTTTGGGGCTGCTCTTTGGCGCAGCGGTAGCTCATAATTTTGGCTTGGCGGCCAGCCCCGCCGGTGTCAGCCAGGCCGGTCAGGCCGGAGTTTTGCTGTCAGCAGTATTCCTTTTAGTAGTAGGATTTGCCTTTACAGTTCCCCAGATAAGCTTTGTGCGGAAAGGAGGAGTTACTCTTGACCGCTAA
- a CDS encoding selenium metabolism-associated LysR family transcriptional regulator gives MEFYQLEAFVSVAAERSFSRAAEQLYLSQPTVSAHIKSLEKELGTSLFDRGKTELKLTGAGSVLYRFAREMLALRLSAVDSIRDSSEIGEEALTVAASSVPCQYLLPRAIAAFKELHNRVNIKLTQKNSKETCEDVFNYHVPVGVVGEKIKRPHLEFAPLLEDELVVAVPHKQHYSELLAKESVSLNDLSGHKMLLREPGSGTRSHFESELVKANASTEMFQVTIFDNQETIKQAVRQGLGLTVISRYVVSDYLQFGILATRSITDLNLKRSFYLVSHSKRILSPASKALLDHLKTFPWED, from the coding sequence ATGGAATTTTATCAATTAGAAGCTTTTGTCAGTGTGGCAGCGGAGCGCTCTTTCTCCCGCGCCGCAGAGCAGCTTTATTTAAGCCAACCCACCGTTAGCGCCCATATAAAAAGCCTGGAGAAGGAACTGGGCACCTCACTTTTTGACCGGGGAAAAACAGAATTAAAACTTACCGGGGCCGGCAGTGTTCTTTACCGCTTTGCCAGAGAAATGCTGGCGCTGCGCCTTAGTGCTGTGGACAGTATCCGGGACAGCAGTGAAATAGGGGAGGAAGCCCTTACTGTTGCAGCCAGTTCAGTGCCCTGTCAGTATCTCCTGCCGCGGGCCATTGCGGCGTTTAAGGAGTTGCATAATCGGGTTAATATCAAACTTACCCAGAAAAATTCCAAAGAGACCTGCGAGGATGTCTTCAATTACCACGTGCCTGTGGGGGTGGTGGGAGAGAAGATAAAAAGGCCCCACCTGGAGTTTGCACCGCTTCTGGAAGATGAACTTGTGGTTGCTGTTCCCCACAAACAGCATTATTCAGAGCTGTTAGCCAAGGAGTCTGTAAGCTTAAACGATTTATCCGGGCACAAAATGCTCTTAAGGGAACCGGGCTCCGGAACCCGTTCCCATTTTGAAAGTGAATTGGTCAAGGCCAATGCATCAACGGAGATGTTTCAGGTCACAATCTTTGATAACCAGGAAACTATCAAACAGGCTGTTCGGCAGGGCCTGGGGCTTACCGTTATCTCCCGGTATGTGGTGTCAGATTACCTGCAGTTTGGCATTCTGGCCACCCGCTCAATAACAGATCTTAATCTAAAACGCAGCTTTTACCTTGTCTCACACAGCAAACGGATATTATCTCCCGCATCAAAGGCACTCTTAGACCACTTAAAGACTTTTCCCTGGGAGGATTAA
- a CDS encoding aminotransferase class V-fold PLP-dependent enzyme → MQEIYADHGATTYPRPPQVIDEMTHYMRDIGCSPGRGGYAKALDAARMVYETRHLLARFFNVPTPEQVIFTPNITYSLNMAIKGLLKEGDHVLISSMEHNAVVRPLTSLAGEKNISVEQLPCAADGSLDPRQVKKALRPQTRLVILTHASNVAGTILPVYEIGEILQQTNTFFCVDAAQTAGSEVVDFKALHCDYLAFTGHKGLLGPPGIGGLCLSERAVSVTAPLVEGGTGSRSEEETQPDFLPDKFESGTQNVPGIAGLAAGIRLINEVGRENIGKDKHRFTAQFLAGLAEIPEITVYGINDPDKMVATISINIDGIDNGDLSFMLEQGYGIMTRSGLHCAPLAHKTLGTFPQGTLRFSFGYKNTPEQINSILQALQEIVKER, encoded by the coding sequence ATGCAGGAAATATACGCCGACCACGGGGCCACCACTTACCCCCGGCCGCCTCAGGTCATTGATGAGATGACACACTACATGCGCGATATTGGCTGCAGCCCCGGACGGGGCGGCTACGCAAAGGCACTGGATGCAGCCCGCATGGTTTATGAAACCAGACATTTGCTGGCCCGTTTTTTTAATGTTCCCACCCCCGAGCAGGTAATCTTTACTCCCAATATTACCTACTCCCTGAATATGGCCATTAAGGGGCTGCTAAAAGAAGGAGACCATGTGCTGATCTCGTCCATGGAGCACAACGCCGTGGTGCGGCCGCTAACCAGTCTGGCCGGCGAGAAAAACATCTCCGTGGAGCAATTGCCCTGCGCAGCCGACGGTTCGCTGGATCCCCGGCAGGTAAAAAAGGCGCTTCGGCCCCAAACCCGGCTGGTTATTCTGACCCATGCCTCCAATGTGGCGGGCACAATTTTGCCGGTCTATGAAATCGGAGAAATTCTCCAACAAACAAACACTTTTTTCTGTGTGGATGCAGCCCAAACCGCCGGATCCGAAGTTGTGGATTTTAAAGCACTGCACTGTGATTACCTGGCTTTCACCGGCCACAAAGGCCTCTTGGGACCCCCGGGCATCGGAGGGCTGTGTCTGAGCGAGCGTGCTGTTTCTGTTACTGCACCGCTGGTGGAAGGAGGCACCGGCAGCCGCTCCGAAGAGGAAACTCAGCCGGATTTTCTGCCGGACAAGTTTGAAAGCGGCACACAAAATGTTCCCGGCATTGCCGGACTGGCAGCGGGAATCCGCCTGATAAACGAAGTCGGCCGGGAGAATATTGGCAAGGATAAACACCGGTTTACCGCTCAGTTTCTTGCCGGTTTGGCCGAAATACCTGAAATTACGGTTTATGGCATCAATGACCCCGATAAAATGGTTGCCACCATATCCATTAATATTGACGGTATCGACAACGGCGACCTCAGCTTTATGCTGGAGCAGGGATACGGGATAATGACGCGCTCCGGATTGCACTGTGCGCCCCTGGCCCACAAAACATTAGGCACTTTTCCCCAGGGCACACTGCGCTTCTCATTTGGCTACAAAAACACCCCGGAGCAGATAAATAGCATCCTGCAGGCTTTGCAAGAAATAGTTAAGGAGAGGTAA
- a CDS encoding aminoacyl-tRNA deacylase has product MSELEKKIKDFMSTNNISAEHLSFNESCHSVAEAAEAAGASTEEFVKNICLLGPDGELAVAIVRGNDRVDTKKAARYLGLKKMRMANAEEILQRTGYPCGGTPSFGFEATFLIDKNVMDMPVLYSGGGSQTSLIKSTPQALLAANEGSVTDLVKS; this is encoded by the coding sequence ATGTCCGAGCTGGAAAAAAAGATAAAAGACTTTATGAGCACCAATAATATCAGCGCAGAGCATCTTAGCTTTAATGAATCCTGCCACTCGGTGGCCGAAGCGGCGGAGGCCGCCGGAGCATCAACGGAGGAATTTGTTAAGAATATCTGTTTGCTGGGTCCCGACGGTGAACTGGCGGTGGCCATCGTCCGCGGCAATGACCGGGTAGACACAAAAAAAGCCGCCAGATACCTGGGGCTGAAAAAAATGCGCATGGCCAATGCTGAAGAAATTCTGCAGCGTACCGGCTATCCTTGTGGTGGAACACCATCCTTTGGTTTTGAGGCCACTTTTCTCATAGATAAAAATGTGATGGATATGCCGGTGCTGTATTCCGGGGGAGGCTCCCAAACATCACTGATTAAATCAACACCTCAAGCTTTGCTTGCTGCAAATGAGGGCTCCGTTACCGATTTAGTCAAAAGCTAA
- a CDS encoding H-type small acid-soluble spore protein → MDKDRVKEILDSPEKIEVKYLGEPVWIEGIKSNTANVTVMGSCKTMDVPFMSLEETGKME, encoded by the coding sequence ATGGATAAAGACCGTGTTAAGGAAATACTGGATTCACCGGAAAAAATAGAAGTAAAATATCTGGGTGAACCGGTCTGGATTGAAGGGATTAAAAGTAACACTGCCAACGTCACAGTGATGGGAAGCTGCAAAACCATGGATGTGCCTTTCATGTCACTGGAAGAGACGGGAAAAATGGAATAG
- the lgt gene encoding prolipoprotein diacylglyceryl transferase gives MSKPTVLFELFGLQVYLYGVMVAIGIAAGLYVALSEAKRKGLDPDKITDLSFVLMVGGIVGARLVYVLLNIGNYISHPASLFSIHKGGLAFHGAAFAGIAIVYVFAKKNSVNFMKIADLFAPALILGYAIGRLGCDIYGNETTVAWGVDVFGVTRHPVQFYSAFFAFVIFGVLWYKRKAIEFEGQLFIWLAGLYSGYRFFIEFFRNETSAVTPAQLISLGILAACFIYSEHRKRSGSLVSEGGRK, from the coding sequence ATGTCGAAACCCACAGTTTTGTTTGAACTCTTTGGCTTACAGGTTTATTTATACGGTGTGATGGTGGCCATTGGTATTGCCGCCGGACTCTATGTGGCGCTGAGTGAGGCAAAGCGGAAAGGGTTGGATCCGGATAAGATTACCGACCTGTCCTTTGTGCTGATGGTGGGTGGTATCGTCGGTGCGCGGCTTGTATATGTGCTGTTGAACATCGGTAATTATATCAGCCATCCGGCTTCCCTCTTCTCTATCCATAAGGGCGGCCTGGCTTTTCATGGTGCGGCTTTTGCCGGGATTGCCATAGTGTATGTCTTTGCCAAAAAGAACAGTGTAAACTTTATGAAGATTGCCGATTTGTTTGCGCCGGCATTGATTCTCGGTTATGCCATCGGCCGTCTTGGTTGTGATATTTACGGTAATGAGACAACTGTTGCCTGGGGTGTTGATGTCTTTGGCGTGACCCGCCATCCGGTTCAATTCTACTCAGCCTTCTTTGCTTTTGTAATCTTTGGCGTGTTGTGGTACAAACGCAAAGCCATAGAGTTTGAAGGTCAGCTGTTTATTTGGCTGGCCGGCCTGTACTCCGGTTACCGCTTTTTTATCGAGTTCTTCCGCAATGAAACCAGTGCGGTGACTCCGGCACAGCTTATCAGCCTGGGTATTCTGGCGGCCTGCTTTATTTACTCCGAACACAGGAAGCGCAGCGGCAGCCTGGTCTCTGAGGGAGGTCGTAAATAA